ACGTTCTTTCTATTCTACGATGTAGGACCAACGATGGAGTCATGCCCTGAATCTGCGAGCCTTGAGAGGCCAGAGAGTAAACTAAACAATGCCTTTAGTACAAAATTGTTTCAATATTTGACTCCAACTTCCCTGGAATAGATAATCAAAGTAGCATAATCAAAATACTAACTATTATCTCTGAAATACCATAGGAAAAAAAACATCCTAATGACAAATCTGGACCAAATCAAAGATCAAGAGATTTCCCTATTAGCTGAGCTCTAGTGTTAAATTTCCAAATCTGTAAAAATGACAAACAACGTGAGGAGAGCAAGCGCATTGCTCAGCAAGCAATGCATGCACAGTTCTAGCCATTCAGGAATTTTACCATACAGTATATGATCGTATCAATTAGTCAAAACAATATCATTCTTAATAACGAACTTCCTTCACTAAGAAGTTAGCAATCAATGGCATGACGCATATGAAGCATATGAAAGAAATACTGCTTTAACAACCATTGATACACAGAATATATTTGTTTCATATTTGCATTTAAGCTCATAATTGGCTCAAGTTCTGTTTAGGCAATCAAGGAGATCTATTCCTAATCTCTCTAACTCTTTGGGGAGGACAGACGTTCATATCCCAACTGTTATAACATGCTAAGGAGACAAACATTCATATGCTGGCTATAAAAGCCTACGGAGGGGCCAGACAATCATTTTCTATCTATGTTATCCCTCTAAGGGGCCAGACATTCATATTCCTAGCTACTGTAACTCAATAGGGAGCCAAAAGTTCAAAAAGCAGAACTAGTCCTGCCAAAACTATGTTGACTAAATCATTTATCTTTTAACCATTCATACATATATTTTATTGGCCTGTAAGATTTTTATAGACACTAACATGCATAGAATTCATATACTACTCTCTCCGtctcactttgatagtcctatttttctttttcgtctatctcaaattgtagtccactttccaattgaaaaatgtagttgtattttaatttttctaaaatacccttattcaatataagttattgttactataaacctaccccatttaatgagagttagattctttttttaccatcaatttaagttcccataaagttgtactctaattaatgtgagggtattttaggaaaataactacctaaattgattattccaacaaagttaactacttttttttaaattgtgtgaaaaaagaatcagatctatcaaagtgggacggagggaacACAACACTTAACATTGTTTGCCTCCACGTGCCAAAGTCCTAGCGTTTTAGTTCTTCGACACCACTTACTTCCCGAGCCTGCATGACCAAACCAGTTTTTGGGTGCCACGCCTAGCATGAAATTCAAAGTATGGGACTTGATGTTGTTCCTAGACTTTTGAACCTGCTTTCTGGTAGCCAAAAAAGCGTCCTTTTCGTCGTCATCTTTATCTTCAAAGCAAGCCTTGCTTCATCTCAGTGGCCTCTTTCCAACTCCTGAACCAATGGGCCTATGAGACAACAAATAtgcagaaaatgaaaattaatagAATGAAATCTGCTGCCTGGAAGCTTTGGTTACAGCAAGAATTACACTGACATACAACACCTAGATCAGAATATTCCATTGGAACAGAGTACCTGCTTATTTCTTTGGAAATCATTTGCTACCATTCTCACTCTATAATCTTCCAAGCATCTTCTCATATTTTATGTTATATATTCTTCATGGTCTTCAATATTCTATTCTTGCCAATCTGTTTTCTTGTCCATAAAAGTATGCAACTCACACAATTTCAATTGGAAATCTATCTAAGTAGACTTCGAATGGACCTGATAGATAAATATTTCCGTATTTAACACTCAATGTGAAAGAGCAAATTAACTAAAAATGTAAAACTGTAGCAAACTACAACTTAGTTAGTCAGACTCAACACTTACAAAATGTTAAACTATGTGAATATAGTATAACTCTAATGAGTAAATATTTCCTATACAGTCAATATAAACCCACTTTATACTAACGGCTCATCATATTACGCCATCTCGTTAATGAAGGTTCGCAATAACAGGTTGTCAATCTTCGTTAACAAGATGGTGCAACATGGTGAGTGTTGTTATTGCCAACCTTCATTAACAAAGTGACACAATATTATGGGTCATCAATGAAAAGTGGATTTATATTGACGGTGTAGAAAAGATTTACTCTAAAATGAAGTGCAAGGAAATGTTTATCCTTTCACTTAAAATGTCAAAAGAGTGTCAACAAATAACAAGTACCACTAATATATTTCCAATTCTATGCACGAGGCAATGTTATGCCACTTATGCTATTCCATTTAACTTTTCTATAAAATACGGAAGGTTAAAATGCATATGCTCTTCATTTTATTATAACTTCATGTAGAGGTGTAGCTGTAAATTCAATGAAAAAATAAGAGATTTTCTCTGTaattaatcacgtggttaaaaGGTAAAAGGAagtgtcatatatatatatatatatatttatatatatatatatatatatatatatatatatattcaactCACACGTGAGTCCACAAGTTGAGTATTAGCAGAATTGTAAAACATATCCTTAACCCCAATCTGCTTTCACCAATTTGTTGAATATCTTTTGCTTttattctcttcttttcctcttcttcctcgtGACTGTTTTGCTATCTGTCTCTGTTACAATTGACATtggaataaataacaaaaatggtCACTAAACTATTTAAAATAGGATGGTTTGATCATTgaactttttttgaccaaaaaagtTTCGTTAACTCTTTAAAATGGGTTTTTTGGATCATATTGTCTAATCTAGCTAGTAAACCAACTCAGAAAAAGTACATTAGCATGCTATTGTAGGTTTTTAGGGGCAAAAAAGTCTTAAATTGCAAGTCATTTCTAATTGATTTAGCAGTAAATGACTCAAAAGGCCCATTTTAAGAAGTTGAGCGACTATTTtgaccaaacaaaaaaaaggttcaATGTTCAAAGTGTATCATTTTAAATAGTTTAGTGACCATACTTGCCATTTACTCTTTGCACATTGAAAAAGTGAAGATCAAGCTTTTATGAGATTAATTAACTGCAGGATCCTCAAGTTCCATTTTCTTTCATAATTTCCCCCAAACAAATGGACCGTGGCTTGCTCCACTATGAAAATGTGAAGTGTTAACTTCAGTTTATCAGTCCCGCTAAAGGTTTGACTAGAGGTCTTAAAATGGATGATTTGAACAAATCATAATTGAGTAATAAGTATGATTGAGTCAACCTATTTATGCCAATTTAATAAATAAGTTAAAATAAATCAACTCATGTATACGTATGTCTGGATATATTGAATTACTCATTTATAACTCATAAACGTATTCGGTGCATAAGGAGAGAGGAAGCTGCATCTTTAGTTTAGTGGGAGTTTTGAGTTTGCCTAGTGAAGGGCATTTCAAGATTTGAGAGCAAAATTGCTCTGCTCTGGCAAAGTAATAATGCCAGGCATAGCAAAATGACTTTCATTtgcttatttatttttgaacaaCTCAGACAATGTACTTGGCATAAGTTGAGGAAGACCATTCTTTTAAGAGAACTCCTTTTATAATTAGCATCAGCGGAGGAAGACCAGGCCCGACTCAATCTCCAGCCATCCACCTGATGGCCCAGTTTTCCTGCCAACTGCAGAGAGACTAGATCCGGCTGAGGAAGACCCTTAGTCTAAGTCTCAAGGTAATGGTCAACCAAAAAGAAATAGCAAAGCAGAAACTTTCAACAGACACCTGAGCACGTCTATCAGAATGGTGAAAATTATGACTAATTAAAGAGGGTTAGCCCTTGGTTTTCAGTTAGCTTAACAGAATTAGGAGAAAAGAAGAGGCAAGTATAGATGATTCCAGGTAGCACAACAAACAGTCATAGGCACGGAGCCTCTGCAAAAACACCAAGATGCTTAATGTTGAATTGATAGTAATACAACCCAGTGAACGAGCAATGCTCCCCTAAAAAGTGTAACCTCACGGCAAACCACCAGTAAGCCAAAAGATTTTGCTTGAATAGCAATGTTAGTCTTCTTTCCAATTGTGTCTACATTTCTTGCATGTGTAATATGTTGTCATCGGCTCATCAGCAGATCTGGTCTGCTGTTGACCAAAGGCTGCCTTAAGATGACCACAATTAGGACAAGGAGCTGgaggaaaagaaataaagaatcaataCCAAGTTACATGTGTTATTCCAGTTGGAAGTTTTAGCAGTTTCTACACGTCAACCAGATAGCTCAAGCTTGCTTTGCCCAGATTAAATCTACACCAACCTAATAAAGCATTCAGGTAACATGATAGCACTTAGACATGATTCTGGATCTAAACATACTATCAAAAAGTAACTTTATCAAGAAGATTTCTAATTAACCCCGTACCTGCCCATGGAGGGCAGTGAGAAAGCAGAAATGCAAACTAGCGAGAACTTGATATTGGTTATGCTGGAAATTACTTAAGAAGCATGCAATGGATCCAAAACAATGCTTGAAGCTCTATGAAACTTCTTAATTCAAGCATGCACCAGTCAATCAAACAGAAGATGTATACAAGAGTACAGCAAATAACAAACCTTCAGTTTCTGGTAAATGTTCAAGCTCGTCGTCTTTGGAAATGATAGGATCTAGTTCTTTCTTAACTAACCGatgctttctttttattttaaccTGCCATGTGCGTTGATAACTCAGCAATGACACAATGGACATTGTGAATAGCCAGTAAATAAGCCCTCAACAAGGATTTATAATGACTTACCTTACTATCTATGTGACATACATACGGGCATGTTGGACAAAAGAATCTGGCGGGGCGGTCCATATGCGGCAATTCATACTGCAATAACATCCCACAAGTCGGGCAAAATTCCATTGCAGTCACTTTTAGGATAATCCACTATTTATGCACGTCTCTACAAAACTaaaacaaggggaaaaaaatgtaTCAGAGTAACATAATATTAGCACACAAACTTAATCTTCACTTGATTGCTTCATTtcacaatttaaaataaataagtaatACATATGCAAGATGCACAAAAATTGAAGCACTAACACACAGTGGccataaagaaaggaaaacagaggTATCTAGATgattagaaaagaaaacaaactctTTGATTTGACTCAAAATGATGAGCATTTCATTCCTTTCTGTTGTTTACCTTTCctcacacacactctctcctttctcttctttcttctccaTAATCCCAGAAGAGTACATGCGCAACTGAATGAATATTTTAAGATACTAAAGAACCTCGCTTGCTGATTCATGAAGTCAGTCCTACATCTTGATGGAGATGTCATGACTTCGATTGTTCTACATAGTACTGCAAGACACTTATTCAACAAATTCAGGATTTGTTCCCATAAGATTTTACTATCCGAAGCAACAAGCTAATGGCATTCAATGGATCCAGGTATAGCATATTACTAGTAGCAGTTAAGAAATGAGATATTTCACTATCTAAATCAACTAGTACCAGCTAAaaacttaaatatcttaaagaGTTCAGACCAAACTAAAACTCACAAACACACCAAGAGGGAAcaacaaagaaagaagaaaagccaATACTGCCATTGCAGATTCCCTTGTTCAGCCATCAAGAAGCACAAGCAAAggagaaaaaacaaaagggCAACCTGTTTATGCCTTCCATTCTTCTACATGACTAAGACAACAAATTATGGATCATTCAAAAAAGTTGAAACCTAAATGTTTAAGAATCTTTAGAAAAAATGCAATAATGACTACGGAGAGTTGTATCAAGTCACACAAGAAAATACTGGTGGAAGAAACCTGCAAATGATAATAAATAAAGGGAAACATAACCTTTTGGTCCTTCATTTGTTTCTCATTCCCCTTAAATTTACATAGCCAGGAAGTTGTGGAAGGATAAACCAAAAAGTACAAGTACCCTTAGGCTGAATTAGGTATTGATGGCTAAAGATGAACATGTAATTAAATTCAAAAGTAAGCCAACCCtaacaaaaaaaatcagaaaaagctAATTGAATTCAAATATGAAAAGGCACATGCACAGAAAAAAGTTGCAACTAAAAGTATGCATAAACACATACCATTAGTTCAAGAgggaaaaaccaagaaaagtaaaCTAGAAAAGCAGAAGCTCCAAAGAGATTGATCTAGCATGCAGCTCAACTATTTCATTCATTATGTTTGAAGTGCAGCTAAACTATTTCACCCAACACTGGTGtctctttttcaagaaaacctATAGATCATTCGCAATTGAGTCCTGGTAATTGAAATTTGGCATGTCAATTACCAGTCAAAAAATAGACAATAAGAGttctttatttcttaataatttgGAGAAGTAACAAAACAATGGCAGATATATTGCTTTTCCTTACCATTTACTCACACAAGGGAATTTTTCAGTCAGCACGACAAGCACTAAAGGCAGGCAAAGAATTAATTGAATCAAATTCTTGAAGTAACCAATCATTATGATCAATGAATAACTACTATGCATGTTCCGAGACAACTCCGTTGAAATGGTTGGGAAAGCTTGCCATTGAAGACCTAGCTAGACCATTATGCAACTTAAATTATCCATCACAAAACTATTTAACCAATAACAAGAAACTTCCGCACAGAATAatgaaaaattttcagcttttcttGGCTCTGTACAAGAGtgctcaaggcagttttgtctcGCAATGTAGGCCAACTTTGGTTAGTTAAAATCATACACTATATACTTGCAAACAATAGGAGAGGGAAAAGCATCCATACTAGGTTGCAAAGACTATAACAAGTGTAAAGCTTCAATTACCAAACTCAACATTGAATTACTCCAGTCAGCAAATTGAACAAGTATTCCTACAATAAAGGAAAGAATCACAAGCTCAAATTATATCTAAATATTGGATACCACAGAACAAAACAACAGGTTGCAAGGTGGCCCTCCAATTAATTGTACAACTACCAATATGGAAAACATCTTATCCTTAGCAACTTCGAGCAGTCATACTAAAAGATTCAAGCATGAGTAATAGCCTAGACTCTCAAAAGTGAGAAGTGAAGATCTAGATCTGTGTGAAAAAACAAAATAGAGTCAAGTATACTGTTCAGTTCAAGCAAACAACATTTCCAAGCAACTTGCAAACGTCTTAACAGCTTCCCCTTTACTCCAATCCCAAAACGTAAATCCTAAAATTTAAATTCTCTAGACAAGAAATCCAACATTCATTATTCATATCGCTCAGAGATATCAATAACAACCATATACATTTAACAACAAATTTCTCAACAGAAAGGCAAAATCAAATTCTAAGGACACCAACGGAATGATATTTTACAGAAAAACTACTGAAGTTTCTTAAACTATCAatcaattaatacaaaaacAATCGTGCAAGCTCAAACCCTTACCTCAATAAGAACTGTCAGAAAAGGGGAGCGGAGCAATGAATATTACCAGAATTCCTAGAGCTTCGTATagttataaaaaaagaaaactaaaaacaaaagaagcatttttcagaaaagaaaaaaaccaaaTTCCTCTGTGAAACTAGTGCCACAATTCTCAAGAATTATagcaacaaaatttttaaaaaaatcgaTAGAATCCTAGACTGGAGCAACCAATTTTATCAGAattttttcgaaaaaaaaaaaaatattcaggATAAAGCCCTAAATAAGAATCTCACCCATGGCACCTCGCTAGAGTTGGAGATGGTTGCCGTCAGAAATGATCATATTGTTGGTGATTTCTCAGTCTCTCCAATCTCCGTCGCTCACTCTCTGTATCTTTAGCCGCGAAGTCTTTGTTTGTTTATGTTAGAATGTGGGAGTAGCGAGCTCTATTGTAAAATGCAGGAGCCGCTCGTTTTAACGAAGGAAAATAACTTCAGTAAGTCAAAAGGGGAGGTAATTCCCACCAAGTGAAGTAAAACATATTCCCCGTGTAAATCTTTTTCTAAGATAAACGATTACTGTAGAGGGTGAACCCTTTCACAGGAGACTTATTATGGATTTataagggttaatcacattttatcccattaaagaataccccatttctcagtttaccccctaacctttaattttgttcACTTAACTCcttttaggacaaaattgcccttgcattattttgacttttcatttaccttattttcctttcttttatttctttttctctttcttctttatttaattcttcctttttcccacaaaaatcttcaccttaatgattgaaattaaaaaagaggaattgtagagatctatcttttccttaaatgattaaaaaaaattcaaatcactttcctaaaatacaaattttttttagcctttcaattcttttaattttggattttcctctttcctttctagtttctcattttattcccaagaaaatatcttaagatgaaattgtgacctgattaataattatcaattgaaatttgtgacacgtgacatcatacaaaaaatcaaaattagtttttgatgtcTTTTAAACCTTCGCCCAAAAATATGCgattacaaactcaaaacaaaaatttttgtggaaatcaaattttctattgggaaggatgatagagagaagaaagagaaaaagaaataaaagaaaggaaaacaatttcatcttatgatattttcttgagaataaaatgagaaactagaaaggaaagaggaaaacccaaaattaaaagaattgaaaggctaaaaaaattgtattttagaaaagtggtttgaattttttttgatcATTTAAGAAGAAGATAGATCTTTgtaattcctcttttttaatttcaatcattaaggtgaagatttttgtgggaaagaggaagaattaaataaagaagaaagagaaaaagaaataaaagaaaggaaaacaaggtaaatgaaaagtcaaaataatgcaagggcaattttgtcctaaagggggttaagtgagcaaaattaaaggttagggggtaaactgagaaatggggtattttttaaggggataaaatgtgattaatccGATTTATAATCTTGGCACTGTCTTGGGCTTAAGAGCCTCCAGTGCTTTAGAGGCTCTTTCCAAAATACGAACCCTGGTCCCTTTGGATAAGGGGTCTTAAGATGGTACCAAGATTCAACCTTAAGACCCCTTATCCAAAGATACCAGGGTTTAAATTTTGGGTAGGCCCTCCAAAACACCGGAGGCTCTTAAACCCAAAACGGTATCGAGGTGACAAATCCACAATAGATTCTTAGTGGGAGGGCTCACCCCAGCTTAAATGGTACCAGGATTCAACCTTAAAACCCCTTATTCAAAGGAACCAAGGTTCGAATCTTGGGGAGACCCTCCAAAGCACCTGAGGCTCTTAAACCCAAAACGGTGCTAAGGTGACAAATCCACAATAGATCTCTAGTGAGAGGGCTCACTCTCTACAGCCACCCTTCTTCCTCTTCCCATCTCATGTGACTTTTTGTCCATCTCTCCTTTCCCGTCATCAACATCACATCTTGTACATCTCACAACAGTCAAAGTATCCAAAAGTTTTTGGCCATATCAGGTACGGATTCCATACTCATGCTCGTTTCGTGTAGATACAGTTGCGCCTGGGGTGAATTGCGAGATCGGGTAACATAgcccaagagaaagaaaaaacattTGGTTATTGGTCCTCAACTGGCCGAAAATCTTGTCCCCAACGGTACCGTATACTCCTACATCCTCCACTTCCACCCACTTCCGTAGATAATTTCTTCTCAATCTGGTGAAAATCCAAGCTTCCGTTtgtgcatttttccttttctttcctctttcctCCATCCGACATTTCCACCTCAACCCCCTAGACAATGTATGGAATCCTGAAGCAGTAGTAGTACAGAGATGCATGCTCCTAATTATAGTTAATCATCTCTTGGACCATTCTTCTGAAAAAGCTGCTCCTAATTGTAGTTAATCATCATTTGGACCATTCTTTTCAACAAAGCTGGGTAGGTAACTAACATTTGATGACTTTTTTAACATTTCAATGATAGGATTCTACTAATATTTTGTTCTTTCAATTCAAGAAAAAAGTTTGTTCTTTCATATATTATACTTCCTTAATTTTGATATGCAGACAAGTAACAACAGATACTATAACATAACTGATAACTGTTACAACTATTGCTTGTTTATTTGTTACCAACCTTATATATGGTCTATGTTTTAATTTTCTCTAGTGTCCTTTGTATAAGTTTTGCCCAAACATCTCTTGGATTTGATGCATTAATTCTTATTCCATTTGCCTTTTTAACATCAACTCTCTTTGTGTTCAAGTCCTGGGAAAAgtaataaattttgttttgttctgtTCCCTCTGTGATAAGCATTTCTATGATTGAACCAAAAGAAGAATAAGACTAACGTTGTGAGGTTGCCCATTTTTGCTCTCTGTACTGCTGCTTTTTTATAGATTGGAAGCCTTGGGATGTTATTTAAGGCTTCAAGGTGGTAATTTATGGAGGGTTTAGGATTTTGTGAAACCATAATACACAATTTTCCTCTCTGCTAAGTGCTAAATACTCAATAGTTTGGTTTTGACCTTTTTTCTCCAGACTTATTATGCAAAGGGTTATTCCATGGTGATCTTTCATGTTCTCTTTTCAAATTAAGGGTTGCTTGTCAAATATCTTCTGCCTTTTATGTCACATTTGAATTTTTTCACTCTTGAATATGATGATACATGTCTTGTACACAGAAATACTTGGCTTGTAATCAATCAAACAGTGGGAAAATGAGAAATTGAATTGGCATTTAGTTTGTTAGAAAGGGTAAATCCTAAGTATTGCAAATTCTCCCAAACTCTTGCAGACTGAAAGTTTAATCTTGAAGTACCAGCTCCTCAGGTCTACAAGTCCTCTCTCACCTATCCAAACAATTGCAAACACAAAAGGATActctttccttttgcttttggATTTATGGATGATGGGTTTTGTACAAGGATAAGAAAATCCCAGAACCCAATGTCGACTTTGATTCTGACAACTACAAAAAACCTTTGAATGACTGTGTAggcaccaaaattttatttttagctttatttcttatttaattcaattttttgcttcattttgttaggtttattattcttattttattttatgtttactgattaaatgatagttagggttattaattattttataaattaggttcattatttttatttctaagaCATTTTGCATTAGATttctgaaaaaggaaaattttcacaaaaaattgtttttaatcctcttagattcaatttaagaaaaaaaaaactattccaCGCGCTCCATTTCCTTCAATTTTGTTGCGATAGCTTCAGTacagaaacaaaaaaattttggcagcGGCCATTTGGTCTACTTTCCAGTCGTTTTTTCGGCTTTGCTTTCTTCCCATTTAAGCCCTCAGTACAAGGCCACATCACGGCTTCAAGATTTATCAAGAAGACTCCAGAAATCATGAAGATCTAAGGACgtaaaaaatgcaaaagaaaagagtttttttttccgCCACCCAAATGAGGGTTTCGGGAGCTAGCTTCCCATATAAAAGTTGAGGAAAACACAGCCGGATAAGGTAGAGAGAGAATAAGAGCGGCAGCTGGAAAGGAAAAAGGGGAGTCTCAGGCtgagaggaaaaggaaaccATAGGAGGAAACCAGAGAGCAAGAAAGACTAGAgaaaaggcaagaaagaaaccagaaagGGGGGAAGATTCTGgggaggaaaaagggaaaaacagaAACAACGGCAGGAAACAAGAGAGCTTCGTAGGATAAGGGAGTAACGGCTGAAAGAGGACAACAGATAGAATAAGGGGTGGTGGCTAGAAAGAAGAGGGGAGAGGTTACGGGTGTTTTGAGGGAGAACGAGACGAGagcaagaaagaaggaagaaaacggaaaagctgagaaaaaaaaaaggaaaagggattTTCGGATGGAATAAGGAAAAGAGGGTTTGAGAGAGAGGAGCTGACTGAGAGCTTCGGAAGGCTGCGGAGCAAGAAACCAGAGGGAGGAAGGATGGCAAGAGTGAAACAAGGAAGGGTTTCGTgagaagaaaactggaaaaggaGAGAGCTTGGGCTTCGGAGGtgaaggaagaaaaggaaaagaaccgAGGGAGAGCAAGGAGAGTGAGGAGGAGAGCGACTGCAGAGGGGTTGAACAAATCTGGAAAGGGATAGGAGGAAGCTTCGGGTAGTGAGGGTCTagaggagaaaaagaagaaagggtttCGGAGGGTTGGTAGAGAGAATAACCTAGAGAGAAAGCAAGAGAGGTAGGGGGTGGTTGAAGAACAAGAAGGGaggaaaagagggaaaagaaaggagagaaaatttGAGGAAAAGACCGAACGGGAAAGTGCAGAAATTTCTTGACAAAAGGGTGAGCCAGGGTTGGTGGAACCGTCAGGTTCTTTGCCGGATTCCCATCTATCAAGGGGTTTTCGTGATAAAATCTTGCTTTCTGGTTAAACTACGTCAGTTAGGGAAGAACTTTCATGCTATAAATTTTGTAAAAACCCACTGTAACATCCTCAAATCGAGACCTCAACCTGCTGCCTTCACCAGACTTGAGGAATGGCGAACGAAAATTTCTGCTCTGTGTCCGACACTCCAGGCGCGAGTTCCTCATTCTCCTCACGTTGATTCAATCTCCAACTACTTGCAGGTAGTGAACACCCTCCAACACTTTTTATGAGATTTTATTGAGCTATCGCATGAGTTTGCTTCAGTCGTATATGGGTTTGCTAGCTACTTTTTTTGTGAGCTCTGCTGCTAAAAAATTTGGCTTGTGATGGTTTGGGCTTACCCACAGGgattgaaaatggtttgatGTTAGATGATTTAGGTGATGTAGTTGGGAAGTTTTGATCCCTGATGGTTCCATCGCTGGTTTCATCCGAAGCCAATTGCATCATTCTTTTTCTTGCCATTTCCCGAATGATTTTCTTTGTTTGATCTTCAATGGCTGTGTATCCATAATAAGAT
The Coffea arabica cultivar ET-39 chromosome 6c, Coffea Arabica ET-39 HiFi, whole genome shotgun sequence genome window above contains:
- the LOC113692107 gene encoding DNA-directed RNA polymerase III subunit RPC10-like; this encodes MEFCPTCGMLLQYELPHMDRPARFFCPTCPYVCHIDSKVKIKRKHRLVKKELDPIISKDDELEHLPETEAPCPNCGHLKAAFGQQQTRSADEPMTTYYTCKKCRHNWKED